TAGTTCCACAGCTTGGTGATGCGGGCCTCGATGATCTTCCGCTCGGGGATGCCTGACAGGTAGGCCTCGGTCACCTTGTTCTGGGCTTCCACCCAGGCCTTGGTTTCAGCGCTGTGATCATCCTCCAGCCAGCGGTAGGGGTCGGCCACCTTGGTGCCGAAGTAGTCGTCGACCACATCGGCTTTGCGGGTGGCGGGATAGGGGATGGGCGTCTGTGCGCTGAGAACGGTGGCGGCCAGGGCCGTGAGACAGAGGCGGGGCAAGGGGAAAGGCATGAAGGTTCCTCCTGAGGACAGCGGTTCCCCAGGATACCTCGTTAGACTAGGCTGCCAAGGTTTTCCCGCTTCGGCCCTCAGGGTTTCAGGCCCAGGTGCTTCACCAAAAAGGCCAGCACATCGGCCCGTTCGGCGATCTGCTTGGCCGTGGGCTTGCCCGCGCCATGGCCTGCGCTGGTCTCGATGCGGGTGAGGATGGGCGCGGGCCCCGCCTGGGCGGCCTGGAGGGTGGCCGTGAACTTGTGGCTGTGGGCGGGCACCACACGGTCATCGTGATCCCCCGTGGTGACGAGGGTGGGCGGATACGTCACGCCGGGTTTGATGGTGTGCAGGGGCGAATACCTCATGAGAGTCTCGAAATCCTCCTTCGTTTCACTGCTGCCGTAATCACTCTTCCAGCCCCAGCCCAGGGTGAATTTGTGGAAGCGCAGCATGTCCATGACACCCACTTCAGGCACCGCCGCACCAAACAAATCGGGCCGCTGGGTGAGGCAGGCGCCGATGAGCAAGCCGCCGTTGCTGCCGCCGTTGATGGCCAGCTTCGGGGTGGAAGTCACTTTCTGCGCGATGAGCCACTCGGCAGCCGAGATGAAATCGTCGAAGACGTTCTGCTTCTTCTCCTTCCGGCCCGCGTCGTACCACTCCAGGCCGTACTCCCCGCCGCCCCGCAGATTGGCCAGGGCATAGACGCCGCCCATCTCCAGCCAGACCATGGTGGAGACGGAGAACCAGGGCGTCAGCGAGACGTTGAAGCCGCCGTACCCGTAAAGCAAGGTGGGATTCTGGCCGGCCAGCTTCAGGCCCTTCTTGTGCACAAGGAACATGGGGATCTTCGTGCCGTCCTTGCTGGGGTAGAAGACCTGCTTCACCTCGAAATCCGCGGGTTTGAAAGCCACTTTCGGTTCGCGGAAGACGCTGCTCTTCCCCGTTTTCAAATCCAGGCGATAGATGGTGCCCGGATAGGCGAAGCTGCCGAAGGTGTAGAAGGTTTCCGTATCCTCGCGGCGCCCGCCAAAGCCGCCTGCTGTGCCCAGGGCGGGCAAGGCGAGGTCGCCTGTCTTCCGACCCTTCAGATCGTAGAACTCGACAGCGGAGTGGGCATCGCGCATCCAGGTGGCGATGAAGCGGCCTCCCACCAGGGAGACCGACTCCAGCACATCCTTGCCCTTGGCCTGGGGGATGATCTCCTTCCACTGGGAAGGCTCGGTCTGGCCACGGCGGATGGCCACCAGGCGGTTGCGGGGCGCGCCCTGGTTCGTGCTGACGTAGAACAGGTCGCCCTCATTGTCGACGATGCCGTAGGCCGCGTCCATCTTGTCGAGGAGGGGTTCCACAGCAGCGCCGGGCTGGCTCAGGTCCTTGAGGAAGAGGCTGCTTTCCGGATTGGTGCCCTTGCCGCAGGAGATCACCAGCCAGCGGCCATCGTCGGTGACACTGCCGCCCAGGTACCACTCAGGCTGATCAGTCCTCTGGTAGACCAGTTCATCCGCACTCTGAGGCGTGCCCAGTCGGTGGAAGCAGAGCTGGTGGTTGTTGTTCACGCCGGTCAGCGCCCCGCCCTCCTTGGGGGCCTCGTAGCGGCTGTAGAAGAAGCCGCTGCCATCCTTCAGCCAGGAGGCGCCGCTGGCCTTGGACCAGCGGATTTCATCGGGCAGATCCTGGCCGGTGGCCACGTCGTGAACTTTCCAGGTCTGCCAGTCGGAGCCCGCCACGGACACGGAATAGGCCATGAGGCGGCCATCCAGCGTGAGGCTGATCCCGCTGAGGGCCACGGTGCCGTCCTGGCTCAAAGTGTTGGGATCCAGCAGCACGCGCCCCTTGGCCTTGGGATCGTCGCTGACGAAGAGCACGGATTGGTTCTGCAGGCCGGTGTTGTAGGAATAGAAATAGCGCTTGCCGCGCTTGAAAGGGGCGCTGAATTTTTCAAAATCCCAGAGCTTCGTGAGCCTCGCCTGGATTTTGGCCCGGCCTGGAATCTGCTCCAGATAGCCGAAGGTGACCTTGTTCTGGGCCTCCACCCAGGCCTTGGTCTCCGCGCTGTTGTCGTCCTCCAGCCAGCGGTAGGGATCGGCCACCTTGGTGCCGAAGAAGTCTTCCACCACATCGGCTTTGCGGGTGACGGGGTAGCTCAGGGGCGTCTGGGCCGAAAGGGCGGTTCCAAGGGCGATGACCATGGGAAGGATCCTCATTGGATGATCTCCTGACGGGGAGCCATCTTCCCACCACCGGGTGCTCAAGCCTAGCCGTGCAAGGGGGCGCGCTTGGTGGTAGGGTGCCTCCATCCCTGGAGGTTTGATTTGGTCCCACCATCCAGCAAGAAAGTCTTCGTCCTGGATACGAACGTCCTCCTGCACGATCCGAATTCCATCCTCCACTTCCAGGAACACGATGTGGTGCTGCCCATCGTGGTGATCGAGGAAGTCGACCATTTCAAAAAGGATCAGACCGAGGTTGGCCGCAACGCGCGCACGGTCTCCCGCCTGCTGGACAAGCTGCGCGCCACCGGCAGCCTCAGCCGGGGCGTCCCCCTGGGCGGCGGTGGCACGCTCAAGGTGGACGTGGCCGCCCACAACCTCGACATCGGCATCCTGTCCGCGGACAAGCACAAGGCCGACAACCAGATTCTGGCCTGCGCCCGGGAGCTGCTGCACACCTGCAAGGACCGCGTGGTCCTGGTCTCCAAGGACACGAACCTCCGCATCAAGGCCGATGCCATCGGCGTCCAGGCCGAGGACTACACCACCGACCGCGTGGAGATGGATGAGCTCTACACCGGCCACAAGACCTGGGAGGTGGAGCCCACCAAGATCGACCTGCTCTACGACGGCGGCCTGAAGCCGGACGCGGAACTGTCCCTCTTCCCCAACCAGTATCTGACCCTGGTGGACCAGACCAATCCCAGCCACACGGCCCTGGCCCGGTTCATGGCTGCTGAGGGCCTGCTGCGCCCCCTGCGGCGCATGGAGTCCTATCCCTGGGGCATCAAGCCCCGCAACCGTGAGCAGCAGTTCGCGCTTGAACTTCTGCTGGATCCCACGGTGCAGGTGGTCACGCTCCTGGGCAAGGCGGGCACCGGCAAGACCCTGCTGGCCATCGCCGCCGGGCTGCAGCAGGTGGTGGATGACGAATCCTACGACAAGATCCTGGTGAGCCGTCCCGTCATGCCCATGGGCCGCGACCTGGGTTACCTGCCGGGCGACATCAGCGAAAAATTGCGGCCCTACATGCAGCCCATCTACGACAACCTCGAGTTCATCGTGGGGGCCAACACCGAAGCCCGGAAGCGCACCACCATGACCGCGGGCCAGCTGGAAGAGGCCGGGTATCTCAGCGTCGAGCCCCTCACCTACATCCGCGGCCGCAGCATCCCCAAGCAGTATCTGGTGGTGGACGAAGCCCAGAACCTCACGCCCCACGAGGTAAAGACCATCCTCACCCGTG
This sequence is a window from Geothrix sp. PMB-07. Protein-coding genes within it:
- a CDS encoding prolyl oligopeptidase family protein encodes the protein MRILPMVIALGTALSAQTPLSYPVTRKADVVEDFFGTKVADPYRWLEDDNSAETKAWVEAQNKVTFGYLEQIPGRAKIQARLTKLWDFEKFSAPFKRGKRYFYSYNTGLQNQSVLFVSDDPKAKGRVLLDPNTLSQDGTVALSGISLTLDGRLMAYSVSVAGSDWQTWKVHDVATGQDLPDEIRWSKASGASWLKDGSGFFYSRYEAPKEGGALTGVNNNHQLCFHRLGTPQSADELVYQRTDQPEWYLGGSVTDDGRWLVISCGKGTNPESSLFLKDLSQPGAAVEPLLDKMDAAYGIVDNEGDLFYVSTNQGAPRNRLVAIRRGQTEPSQWKEIIPQAKGKDVLESVSLVGGRFIATWMRDAHSAVEFYDLKGRKTGDLALPALGTAGGFGGRREDTETFYTFGSFAYPGTIYRLDLKTGKSSVFREPKVAFKPADFEVKQVFYPSKDGTKIPMFLVHKKGLKLAGQNPTLLYGYGGFNVSLTPWFSVSTMVWLEMGGVYALANLRGGGEYGLEWYDAGRKEKKQNVFDDFISAAEWLIAQKVTSTPKLAINGGSNGGLLIGACLTQRPDLFGAAVPEVGVMDMLRFHKFTLGWGWKSDYGSSETKEDFETLMRYSPLHTIKPGVTYPPTLVTTGDHDDRVVPAHSHKFTATLQAAQAGPAPILTRIETSAGHGAGKPTAKQIAERADVLAFLVKHLGLKP
- a CDS encoding PhoH family protein, whose protein sequence is MVPPSSKKVFVLDTNVLLHDPNSILHFQEHDVVLPIVVIEEVDHFKKDQTEVGRNARTVSRLLDKLRATGSLSRGVPLGGGGTLKVDVAAHNLDIGILSADKHKADNQILACARELLHTCKDRVVLVSKDTNLRIKADAIGVQAEDYTTDRVEMDELYTGHKTWEVEPTKIDLLYDGGLKPDAELSLFPNQYLTLVDQTNPSHTALARFMAAEGLLRPLRRMESYPWGIKPRNREQQFALELLLDPTVQVVTLLGKAGTGKTLLAIAAGLQQVVDDESYDKILVSRPVMPMGRDLGYLPGDISEKLRPYMQPIYDNLEFIVGANTEARKRTTMTAGQLEEAGYLSVEPLTYIRGRSIPKQYLVVDEAQNLTPHEVKTILTRAGEGTKVIFTGDPHQIDNPYVDASTNGLSFLAEHFKHLDISGHVTLQKGERSKLAELASNLL